In the genome of Sphingomonas sp. LR60, the window TCGACAAGCACGTCTTCTCGGCAAAGGGGTCGGAGACGTGCTGCCAGCACAACATGCTCAAGCTGACGCGGCAGCTGTTCCTGCAGGATCCGCGCGCCGATTACGCAGACTATTACGAGCGCACGCTCTACAACGGCATCCTCGCCTCGCAGGACCCCGACAGTGGGATGGCGACCTATTTCCAGGGTGCGCGCCCCGGCTACATGAAGCTGTACCACACCCCGGAGGACAGCTTCTGGTGCTGCACCGGGACCGGAATGGAAAATCACGTCAAGTACCGGGACTCGATCTATTTCCACGACGGGCGCCAGCTTTACGTCAATCTGTTCATCCCATCGTCGTTGAAGTGGCGTGAGCAAGATGTTGTTTTAACACAAGAAACATCCTTCCCCGCGCAGTCCGGCACGCGGCTGCGGATCGCGGCGAAGCGCCCGGCCTTGCTTGCGCTCAAGCTGCGCCACCCGCGCTGGAGCCATACCGCCACGGTGCTGGTCAACGGTGTCGAGGCGGCGACTTCGGTCGAACCCGGCAGCTATGTCACGCTCGACCGGACGTGGAAGGATGGCGACAGGGTCGACTTGCGGCTGGTCATGGAGCCCGCCGCCGAGCGGGCCCTGCGGCGCCGCAGATCGTCGCCTTCACCTACGGCCCGCTGGTGCTGGCCGGCGCGCTCGGCAAGCAGGGGCTTGCGCCCGGCGCGGACATCATCGTCAACGAGCGCAAATACGGCGAATACAATGATGCGCCGGTCGCGGTGCCGGTGCTCGCGGGCGACCCCGACGCGCTGGTCAAGAGCATCCGCCCGACCGGCAATCCGCTCGAATTCACGATCGTTGCACAGGACGGGACGCCGGTCCGGCTGATCCCCTATCACCGCGTCGCGCACGAACGCTACGCGACCTATTGGCAACTCGCCTAGCGCAACACCGGGGCAGGTTGGATCACCGTCGCACAGCGATCGCCTGTATGGCGCTGACGGTGGTTCGATGCGGTCCGGCCTTGCTCCGGATTGCGACGTGGTCATCCTTACCCAGCAATGACGGCAAAAGACAAACCTGCGTCATCATGTTCGGGCGCGATCGATCCCAAGATTCTGCTGTCTTCGTGCGGTGATCTTTGTCACCAGCATTCGGGTGACGGAGGGTCTGAATGCACAAGTGGTTTATCGTCGCCGCGCTGGCGACGACGGGATTTTCGGCCGTGGCTGACGCGCAGGGGGCAGTTGCGCAGACGCCGCTGACACTTGAGCGGGTGTTCGCCACCCCCGATCTCGCGGGACCGCAGCCGCGCGCGCTCAAGCTGTCGCCGGACGGCACGTTGCTGACCTTCCTGCGCGCGCGCCCCGACGACAAGGACCGGCTCGACCTGTGGGCACGCGACACCAGCACCGGCGCGGAGCGGATGCTGGTAGACAGCCTCAAGGTCGGCTCTGGCGCCGAATTGTCCGAAGCCGAGAAGATGCAGCGCGAACGCGCCCGGATCGGCGCGCTCAAGGGGATCGTCGCCTATGACTGGGCCGCGGACGGTCGCAACCTGCTCGTGCCCGTTGACGGCAATCTGTATCTTGCCGGTGTCGACGGGCAGGTCCGCCGGATCACCGACGTGCCCGGCGGCGTGCTCAACGCCAACGTTTCCCCGCGCGGCGGCTTCGTCAGCTATGTCCGCGACCAGAACGTCTGGGTCCAGCCGCTCGGTGGCGGTGCGGCGCGCGCACTGACCAGCGAGGGCAAGGGCCTCGTCCACTTCGGCGAGGCGGAGTTCGTCGCGCAGGAGGAAATGCACCGCACCGACGGTTATTGGTGGAGCCCCGACGATCGCTACGTCGCGGTCGAGCGGTTCGACGAAACGCCGGTCAAGGTCTTCACGCGCGCCGCGATCGGCGCGACCGGCACCAGCATCTACGAGCAACGCTACCCCGCCGCCGGCACGCCCAACGTGCTGGTCGACTTGTACGTGATGCGCGCCGACGGATCGGGGAAGGTGAAGGTCGATCTCGGCAGCGACCCCGACATCTATCTGGCGCGCGTCGATTGGTTGCCGGACGGCTCGGCGCTGCTCGTCCAGCGCGAGAACCGCGCGCAGACGAAGCTCGACATGCTCCGCGTCGATCCGGCGACCGGCAAGGCGACCGTGCTCTTCACCGAGTCCGCGCGTGCGAAGAGCTGGATCAATCTCTCCGACAGCTATCGCCCGATGGAGGACGGCAGCCTGTTGTGGCGCTCCGAGCGTGACGGCTTCGGACATCTCTGGCGATTGAAGGGCGGCCGCTGGACGCAACTCACCAAGGGCGATTGGGTGGTCACCGGGCTGGTCGCGGTCGATGAGCCGAAGGCGCGCGCCTATTTCCTCGGGACGAAGGACGACGTCCTCGAACAGCATCTCTACGCGCTCGACCTGAAGCGCGGCGGCATCACGCGGCTGACCGAGCGCGGCTGGAACAACAGCGTCACCGCCGACGGCAAGGCGCAACGCTTCCTCGTCACCCGCTCCAACCCCAACCAGCCGCCGCAGACCTATCTCGCCGACGCCGGCGGCAAGCGGCTGGCCTGGATCAACGAGAACCGCGTCGAGGGCGCGCATCCCTATGCCCCGTATCTCGCCAGCCATCGCCCGGTGCAGTTCGGGACGATCAAGGCCGCGGACGGCAGCACCGATCTTCACTGGCAGATGATCACGCCGGTGATGGCGCCGGGCAAGCGCTATCCGGTGTTCTTCCAGCATTATGGCGGGCCGGGGTCGCAGGGCGTGGTCCGCAACTGGAAGAACCCGCTGATCCAGCATCTGGTCAGCCGCGGCTGGATCTATTTCGAGCTGGACAATCGCGGCTCGCCCAACCGCGGCGTCGCCTTCGAAAGCGCGATCTGGCACGCGATGGGCACCGTCGAGGTCGCCGATCAGCTCAAGGGTGCGGATTACCTGAAGACGCTCGCCTTCGTCGATCCGGCGCGGATCGCCACTTATGGCTGGTCCTACGGCGGCTATATGTCGCTCA includes:
- a CDS encoding S9 family peptidase — translated: MHKWFIVAALATTGFSAVADAQGAVAQTPLTLERVFATPDLAGPQPRALKLSPDGTLLTFLRARPDDKDRLDLWARDTSTGAERMLVDSLKVGSGAELSEAEKMQRERARIGALKGIVAYDWAADGRNLLVPVDGNLYLAGVDGQVRRITDVPGGVLNANVSPRGGFVSYVRDQNVWVQPLGGGAARALTSEGKGLVHFGEAEFVAQEEMHRTDGYWWSPDDRYVAVERFDETPVKVFTRAAIGATGTSIYEQRYPAAGTPNVLVDLYVMRADGSGKVKVDLGSDPDIYLARVDWLPDGSALLVQRENRAQTKLDMLRVDPATGKATVLFTESARAKSWINLSDSYRPMEDGSLLWRSERDGFGHLWRLKGGRWTQLTKGDWVVTGLVAVDEPKARAYFLGTKDDVLEQHLYALDLKRGGITRLTERGWNNSVTADGKAQRFLVTRSNPNQPPQTYLADAGGKRLAWINENRVEGAHPYAPYLASHRPVQFGTIKAADGSTDLHWQMITPVMAPGKRYPVFFQHYGGPGSQGVVRNWKNPLIQHLVSRGWIYFELDNRGSPNRGVAFESAIWHAMGTVEVADQLKGADYLKTLAFVDPARIATYGWSYGGYMSLKMAEADQDVYAAAISGAPVSDWHLYDTHYTERYMGDPRVDGVAYDASRAVIDPKKITTPLLLMHGMADDNVFLDNSTKVAADLQAADMPFEMMLYPGKTHSAVRDIHVWTTIERFLDRHIGDKPE